The following proteins are encoded in a genomic region of Cryptomeria japonica chromosome 11, Sugi_1.0, whole genome shotgun sequence:
- the LOC131860397 gene encoding uncharacterized protein LOC131860397, translated as MSSTINEAFDNDVHLFFTNDNVQNHNRKKLYSLKQLVACSIAKKLGNVNATEGSSHDELDMELLISKNARVMLTSNLWIEAGLVNGALGYIQKIVYKTRCMPPEPPLYVMVKFDNYSGFPIDDHNPQAVPISIRQRGSTIQIPLRLAWALTIHKLQGLTLAKAIVDIGPTERT; from the coding sequence ATGAGCTCAACAATCAATGAAGCCTTTGACAATGATGTTCATTTGTTTTTCACAAATGATAATGTCCAGAATCATAACAGGAAAAAATTATATTCTCTCAAACAACTTGTTGCATGTAGCATTGCAAAAAAACTTGGAAATGTTAATGCAACCGAAGGAAGTTCTCATGACGAGCTCGATATGGAGTTATTGATTAGCAAAAATGCAAGAGTTATGCTAACTTCTAATCTTTGGATTGAAGCGGGTCTTGTAAATGGAGCATTAGGTTATATTCAAAAGATTGTATACAAAACTAGATGTATGCCACCAGAACCACCATTATATGTAATGGTTAAGTTTGATAACTACTCTGGATTTCCGATTGATGATCACAATCCACAAGCAGTTCCCATCAGTATAAGACAAAGAGGTTCTACAATTCAAATACCATTGAGACTAGCTTGGGCATTAACAATACATAAGTTGCAAGGTTTGACACTTGCAAAAGCAATAGTTGATATAGGACCAACTGAAAGAACATGA